Proteins encoded within one genomic window of Acinetobacter sp. YWS30-1:
- the ilvD gene encoding dihydroxy-acid dehydratase, whose protein sequence is MSKDNIREHSAPVYEGIENAPARSMMRATGFQDEDFTRPFIGIASTWANVTPCNMHIDGLARTVEQGVNAAGGKGIIFNTITISDGISNGTEGMKYSLLSREIIADSIEAVVGCQAYDGVIAIGGCDKNMPGCIMGLARLNRPGLFIYGGTIKPGEGHTDMISVFEAVGQHAKGEINAIQVKHIEEVSLPGPGSCGGMYTANSMASAIEALGMSLPGSSAQEAVSEDKQIDCARAGEAVMNLLRLDIKPRDIMTKAAFENSIKVLIALGGSTNGVLHLLAMAHTAGVELSLDDFVRIGKEIPVVADVRPSGKYLMSELIAIGGIQPLMKRMLDAGMLDGSCLTVTGKTLAENLADVEDYPEDQQIILPFDQPVKKDSHLIIMKGNLSPNGAVAKITGKEGLYFKGPARVFEGEQGAMRGILDGEVQPGEVVVIRGVGPKGGPGMPEMLKPTSAIIGKGLGDSVALITDGRFSGGSHGFVIGHVTPEAYEGGPIGLVQNGDEISINAETREMTWHISDEELAARQAAWVKPKPNYTHGALAKFAKLTSGAETGAVTDLNLEI, encoded by the coding sequence ATGAGTAAAGACAATATCCGAGAACATTCTGCTCCCGTCTATGAAGGCATCGAAAATGCACCGGCCCGATCCATGATGCGTGCCACCGGTTTTCAGGATGAAGACTTTACTCGTCCGTTTATCGGGATCGCGTCGACCTGGGCCAATGTGACCCCTTGCAATATGCATATTGATGGCCTGGCACGTACAGTCGAGCAGGGCGTGAATGCTGCTGGTGGTAAGGGCATTATCTTCAATACCATCACTATTTCCGACGGGATCTCCAACGGAACTGAGGGGATGAAATACTCCTTGCTGTCGCGTGAAATTATTGCCGATTCGATTGAAGCGGTGGTCGGTTGTCAGGCCTATGATGGCGTGATTGCCATTGGCGGTTGTGACAAAAACATGCCGGGCTGCATCATGGGCTTGGCACGTTTAAACCGTCCAGGTCTGTTTATTTATGGTGGCACCATCAAGCCGGGTGAAGGGCATACCGACATGATTTCGGTATTTGAAGCGGTGGGTCAGCATGCCAAAGGCGAAATTAATGCGATTCAGGTGAAACATATTGAAGAAGTGTCTTTGCCAGGGCCGGGTTCTTGTGGGGGGATGTATACCGCCAATTCTATGGCCTCTGCGATTGAAGCTCTCGGCATGAGCCTGCCAGGCTCATCCGCACAGGAAGCGGTGTCTGAAGACAAGCAGATTGACTGTGCCCGTGCTGGTGAAGCAGTGATGAATCTACTGCGTCTGGATATCAAGCCACGTGACATCATGACCAAAGCGGCTTTTGAAAATTCAATTAAAGTATTGATTGCATTGGGTGGATCAACCAATGGAGTGCTGCATCTGTTAGCCATGGCGCATACAGCGGGTGTTGAGCTGAGCCTAGATGACTTTGTACGAATTGGTAAAGAAATTCCTGTAGTCGCCGATGTCCGTCCATCCGGTAAATATCTAATGTCGGAACTGATTGCCATTGGTGGGATCCAGCCATTGATGAAACGCATGCTGGATGCTGGCATGCTAGATGGTTCCTGCCTGACTGTGACCGGAAAAACACTGGCAGAAAACCTGGCAGATGTAGAAGATTATCCTGAAGACCAGCAGATTATTTTGCCATTCGACCAACCTGTGAAAAAAGACTCGCATCTGATCATTATGAAAGGCAACCTGTCACCGAATGGGGCTGTGGCCAAAATTACCGGTAAAGAAGGTCTATATTTCAAAGGACCGGCCCGCGTGTTTGAAGGCGAACAGGGTGCGATGCGCGGGATTCTGGATGGCGAAGTTCAGCCAGGTGAGGTAGTCGTGATTCGCGGTGTAGGTCCTAAAGGTGGACCGGGCATGCCGGAAATGCTAAAACCGACTTCTGCTATTATTGGTAAAGGTCTGGGGGATTCAGTCGCACTGATTACTGATGGCCGTTTCTCAGGCGGAAGTCATGGTTTTGTGATTGGTCATGTCACACCGGAAGCCTATGAGGGTGGCCCGATTGGTCTGGTGCAAAATGGCGATGAAATTTCCATTAATGCGGAAACCCGTGAAATGACCTGGCATATTTCGGATGAAGAGCTTGCTGCACGTCAGGCGGCCTGGGTGAAACCGAAACCGAATTACACTCACGGGGCACTGGCGAAATTCGCCAAACTGACCTCTGGGGCGGAGACCGGGGCCGTGACTGACCTAAATCTTGAAATCTAA
- the ilvD gene encoding dihydroxy-acid dehydratase translates to MPDYRSKTSTHGRNMAGARGLWRATGMKDEDFGKPIIAVVNSFTQFVPGHVHLKDLGQLVARQIEQAGGVAKEFNTIAVDDGIAMGHDGMLYSLPSRDLIADSVEYMVSAHCADAMVCISNCDKITPGMLMAAMRLNIPVVFVSGGPMEAGKVKIRGNDKAIDLIDAMIVAADDNYTDEEVAEYERSACPTCGSCSGMFTANSMNCLTEALGLSLPGNGSTLATHANRKKLFERAGSLIVELAKRHYEQDDYSVLPRSMVTKASYENAMTLDIAMGGSTNTVLHLLAAANEAGVDFTMDDIDRLSRKVPVLCKVAPAKNDVHMEDVHRAGGIMSILGELDRAGLLDTSVGTVHEATLKDALDKWDIIRTEDEEVYKFFKSAPGGVPTQTAFSQDRYYSRLDGDRENGVIRNAEHAFSKDGGLAVLYGNIALDGCIVKTAGVDESILKFNGTARVFESQDSAVDAILGGKITAGDVVVIRYEGPRGGPGMQEMLYPTSYLKSKGLGKECALLTDGRFSGGSSGLSIGHVSPEAAEGGAIGLVEDGDRIEIDIPNRTIHLAVDDATMAARRAAQDEKGWYPVEDRPRKISKALKAYAMHTTSAAKGAVREI, encoded by the coding sequence ATGCCTGACTATCGTTCAAAAACATCGACACACGGAAGAAACATGGCGGGTGCGCGTGGCTTATGGCGCGCAACTGGGATGAAGGATGAAGACTTCGGTAAACCGATTATTGCAGTGGTGAACTCATTCACCCAGTTTGTACCGGGTCATGTTCACCTTAAAGATCTAGGCCAGCTCGTGGCACGTCAGATTGAACAGGCAGGCGGTGTAGCAAAAGAATTCAATACCATTGCTGTTGATGACGGCATTGCGATGGGTCATGACGGTATGTTGTATTCACTGCCTTCACGCGACCTGATTGCTGACTCGGTAGAATATATGGTCAGCGCACACTGTGCCGATGCCATGGTGTGTATCTCGAACTGTGACAAGATCACTCCGGGGATGTTGATGGCAGCAATGCGTCTGAACATTCCAGTGGTCTTCGTGTCTGGCGGTCCGATGGAAGCCGGTAAAGTAAAAATCCGTGGTAATGACAAAGCGATCGACCTGATCGATGCGATGATCGTCGCTGCAGATGATAACTATACTGATGAAGAAGTTGCGGAATACGAACGTTCTGCATGCCCAACCTGTGGTTCATGTTCAGGCATGTTCACTGCGAACTCAATGAACTGTTTGACTGAAGCATTGGGTCTATCACTTCCAGGTAACGGTTCAACTTTGGCAACTCATGCGAACCGTAAAAAACTGTTCGAACGCGCTGGTTCTCTCATTGTTGAACTGGCAAAACGTCATTATGAACAAGACGATTATAGCGTATTACCACGTTCAATGGTGACTAAAGCTTCGTATGAAAATGCCATGACTTTGGATATCGCAATGGGTGGTTCAACCAATACTGTTCTGCACTTATTAGCTGCTGCAAACGAAGCGGGTGTGGACTTCACTATGGATGACATTGACCGTCTGTCTCGTAAAGTACCAGTACTATGTAAAGTGGCTCCTGCGAAAAATGACGTGCACATGGAAGACGTGCATCGTGCCGGCGGGATCATGTCGATCCTCGGCGAGCTGGATCGTGCAGGCCTGTTAGATACCTCTGTCGGTACGGTTCACGAAGCAACCCTCAAAGATGCTTTGGACAAGTGGGACATCATCCGTACTGAAGATGAAGAAGTATATAAATTCTTTAAATCAGCACCAGGCGGTGTACCGACTCAAACTGCATTCTCACAAGATCGTTACTACTCACGTCTGGACGGCGACCGTGAAAATGGTGTGATCCGTAATGCAGAACATGCTTTCTCTAAAGACGGTGGTCTGGCTGTACTTTATGGCAACATCGCACTTGATGGCTGTATCGTCAAAACTGCCGGTGTAGATGAATCAATCCTGAAATTTAACGGTACTGCACGTGTATTTGAAAGCCAGGATTCTGCGGTAGACGCGATTCTGGGTGGTAAAATCACAGCAGGTGATGTAGTTGTGATTCGTTACGAAGGTCCACGTGGTGGCCCTGGTATGCAGGAAATGCTGTACCCAACCAGCTACCTGAAATCTAAAGGTCTTGGTAAAGAGTGCGCACTTCTGACTGACGGCCGTTTCTCTGGTGGTTCTTCAGGTCTGTCGATTGGTCACGTTTCTCCGGAAGCGGCTGAAGGTGGTGCTATTGGTCTGGTTGAAGATGGCGACCGTATCGAAATCGATATTCCAAACCGTACCATTCACCTAGCTGTGGATGATGCGACTATGGCCGCTCGTCGTGCTGCTCAAGATGAAAAAGGCTGGTATCCAGTAGAAGACCGTCCACGTAAGATTTCTAAAGCTTTGAAAGCTTATGCCATGCATACCACAAGTGCTGCAAAAGGAGCGGTACGTGAAATCTAA
- the fmt gene encoding methionyl-tRNA formyltransferase, with protein MKIIFAGTPEFAATALAALLKTDHEIVAVYTQPDRKAGRGQKLTASAVKQLALEHDIPVYQPLHFKSSTEEGLAAQAELKALNADVMVVAAYGLILPQVVLDTPKYGCLNIHGSLLPRWRGAAPIQRAIATGDHETGVTIMKMAAGLDTGDMMYKTLCPITAEDTSASLHDKLAAQGAEAIVAVLESEEKLQQYLAAREVQDEELTVYAHKLSKAEARIDWSCTASNIDRNIRAFNPWPVAFIPLDENNNLRVWGSVLSEKNAHCHVAGTILAIDKQGVHVACGDEKAVCLTSLQWPGGKPLNPVQINQTQKLHVGQLLA; from the coding sequence GTGAAAATCATATTTGCAGGCACACCAGAATTTGCAGCAACTGCATTGGCTGCGCTTCTCAAAACCGATCATGAAATTGTGGCGGTCTATACTCAGCCGGACCGTAAAGCCGGTCGTGGTCAGAAACTTACCGCTTCTGCTGTGAAACAGCTGGCGCTTGAACATGACATTCCGGTATATCAGCCACTTCATTTCAAGTCTTCAACTGAAGAAGGTCTTGCTGCTCAGGCTGAGTTAAAAGCGTTGAATGCTGATGTGATGGTTGTAGCTGCCTATGGTCTGATTTTGCCGCAAGTGGTTCTGGATACGCCTAAATATGGTTGCCTGAATATTCATGGTTCACTGCTGCCACGCTGGCGTGGTGCTGCGCCGATCCAACGTGCAATTGCAACAGGTGATCACGAAACTGGCGTGACCATCATGAAAATGGCTGCCGGGCTGGATACTGGTGACATGATGTATAAAACCTTATGTCCAATTACTGCAGAAGATACCTCAGCCAGCCTGCATGATAAACTAGCTGCTCAAGGTGCTGAAGCAATTGTAGCGGTACTGGAATCTGAAGAAAAATTACAACAGTATTTAGCTGCCCGGGAAGTGCAGGACGAAGAACTTACCGTCTATGCTCATAAGCTGTCTAAGGCAGAAGCCCGAATTGACTGGAGCTGTACTGCCTCTAATATTGACCGTAATATCCGTGCCTTTAATCCTTGGCCAGTCGCTTTTATTCCTCTGGATGAAAATAACAACCTGCGGGTTTGGGGTTCGGTACTTTCAGAAAAAAATGCACACTGTCATGTCGCTGGCACGATTCTAGCGATTGATAAACAGGGTGTACATGTGGCCTGTGGTGATGAAAAAGCAGTGTGTCTCACTTCACTACAATGGCCGGGCGGCAAACCGCTCAATCCGGTACAAATTAACCAGACCCAAAAATTACATGTAGGACAATTATTGGCATGA
- the rsmB gene encoding 16S rRNA (cytosine(967)-C(5))-methyltransferase RsmB gives MSHSESGTSHLNLRAQVIRTLLAVQQGQSLASILPLHLKKVADRDRALFHELVLGTLRQWYALKSITLPLLVKPLNNDTVETCLYVGLYQLLETRIAPHAAISETVTAVKQLGYQALSGVVNAILRRVSRETSEFQAALDQAHGLPSWLFKRLKKDWPEQLTELSHELKQIAPLTLRVNERQVSREDYQEILEEHEIPAHACAVSKVGIILDANVQVPDLPGFDVGGFSVQDEHAQLCATLLPNLDDKYVIDACAAPGGKTAHILEKYQPRKLIALDQDAKRLTRVTENLERLLLEGEHVEIKAANAITWQAPEQPDCIVLDAPCSAIGVMRRHPDIRLLRHSTDITQTVELQKQILENMWQQLKVGGTLLYITCSILKAENEQQMVEFFSKHADAKEIKIEADWGIEQIHGRQLLPKTGQGDGFFYCRIEKTA, from the coding sequence ATGAGTCATTCTGAATCAGGCACATCTCACCTTAACTTGCGTGCCCAAGTGATTCGTACCTTACTTGCTGTACAGCAAGGACAATCTCTGGCCAGTATCTTGCCGCTGCATTTAAAGAAAGTGGCCGACCGTGACCGTGCCCTGTTCCATGAACTGGTTTTGGGTACTTTGCGTCAATGGTATGCGCTTAAAAGCATTACCTTGCCTCTGCTGGTGAAGCCTTTAAATAATGATACGGTCGAAACTTGTCTCTATGTCGGTTTATACCAGTTACTGGAAACCCGGATTGCACCACATGCTGCCATTTCTGAAACCGTGACTGCAGTAAAGCAACTTGGTTATCAGGCTTTAAGTGGTGTAGTCAATGCCATCCTGCGCCGTGTTTCACGTGAAACATCGGAATTTCAAGCAGCATTGGATCAAGCTCATGGTTTGCCAAGCTGGCTCTTTAAACGCCTGAAAAAAGACTGGCCAGAACAGCTTACTGAACTGAGTCATGAGTTAAAGCAGATTGCTCCACTGACCTTGCGCGTAAATGAACGTCAGGTTAGCCGTGAAGACTATCAGGAAATTCTGGAAGAGCACGAAATTCCTGCCCATGCCTGTGCTGTTTCCAAAGTCGGGATTATTCTTGATGCCAATGTGCAAGTGCCTGATTTACCCGGCTTTGATGTCGGCGGTTTTTCGGTACAGGATGAACATGCCCAGCTCTGCGCTACCTTGTTGCCAAATCTGGATGACAAGTATGTTATTGATGCCTGTGCAGCACCGGGTGGTAAAACGGCGCATATCCTAGAAAAATATCAGCCGCGTAAACTAATTGCGCTTGATCAGGATGCCAAGCGTTTAACACGTGTCACTGAGAATCTTGAACGTCTGTTACTTGAAGGCGAACACGTTGAAATTAAAGCCGCAAATGCCATCACCTGGCAGGCACCGGAACAGCCGGACTGTATCGTACTGGATGCGCCATGTTCAGCTATCGGTGTAATGCGTCGCCATCCCGATATTCGTCTGTTACGTCATTCAACTGATATTACCCAGACAGTAGAGCTGCAAAAGCAGATTCTGGAAAATATGTGGCAGCAACTGAAAGTCGGCGGTACCCTGCTCTATATCACCTGTTCAATTCTTAAAGCGGAAAATGAACAGCAGATGGTCGAATTCTTTAGCAAGCATGCAGATGCTAAGGAAATCAAAATTGAAGCCGATTGGGGAATTGAACAGATCCATGGTCGTCAGCTACTCCCTAAAACCGGTCAAGGCGATGGCTTCTTCTATTGCCGGATTGAAAAAACTGCTTAA
- the zupT gene encoding zinc transporter ZupT, which yields MGIAPVTDAQVYTAFAVTFLAGLATLVGGGLVLFLKKPNYRVLAFGLAFAAGAMIYVSLTEILNKSISSFSLAFDEKSGFAYGTFAFLLGVVLVLLLDRFVPNPHETIEAQAKQDLSQPQLLRTGLLTLFAISAHNLPEGLATFFATLESPALGAPLAVAIAIHNIPEGVAIALPVYGATGRKDYALVASLVSGLAEPLGAALGYFILAPYMSHTIYGMVFGIIGGVMVYLALDELLPTAKRFSKGHETVYGLVSGMAALATSLVIFKFVQ from the coding sequence ATGGGAATTGCTCCCGTTACCGATGCACAAGTCTATACTGCTTTTGCAGTGACATTTTTGGCAGGTCTGGCTACCCTGGTGGGTGGGGGATTAGTGCTGTTCTTGAAAAAACCGAATTATCGGGTTTTAGCCTTTGGACTGGCCTTTGCTGCCGGAGCAATGATCTATGTCTCGCTCACAGAAATTTTAAACAAATCGATCAGTTCATTTAGCCTGGCCTTTGATGAAAAATCTGGTTTTGCTTATGGCACCTTTGCCTTTTTATTGGGTGTGGTACTGGTTTTATTGCTGGATCGATTCGTTCCTAATCCGCATGAAACCATTGAGGCACAAGCGAAACAGGATCTGAGTCAGCCGCAATTGCTAAGAACCGGCCTGCTGACTTTATTTGCGATTAGTGCGCATAACCTGCCAGAAGGATTGGCCACTTTTTTTGCGACATTGGAAAGCCCTGCACTGGGTGCACCTCTAGCGGTCGCCATTGCGATTCATAATATCCCTGAAGGTGTTGCGATTGCATTACCGGTTTATGGTGCAACAGGCCGTAAAGATTATGCACTTGTGGCCAGTCTAGTTTCAGGCCTTGCTGAACCTCTGGGAGCAGCATTGGGCTATTTCATTCTGGCGCCGTATATGAGCCATACTATTTATGGCATGGTGTTTGGGATTATCGGTGGAGTGATGGTTTATCTGGCACTAGATGAATTATTACCGACTGCGAAACGTTTTTCCAAAGGTCATGAAACCGTGTATGGTCTAGTCAGCGGTATGGCTGCACTGGCGACCAGTCTAGTGATTTTTAAATTTGTACAATAG
- a CDS encoding methionine/alanine import family NSS transporter small subunit: protein MNTSALIMMIFSMVLLWGGLALAVMHLAKNPEEPED from the coding sequence ATGAATACATCTGCATTGATTATGATGATTTTCTCCATGGTTTTATTATGGGGTGGTCTGGCACTGGCTGTTATGCATCTGGCAAAAAATCCAGAAGAACCAGAAGACTAA
- a CDS encoding sodium-dependent transporter — protein MTDTRENWSARSGFIIAAIGSAVGLGNIWRFPYVAYENGGGAFLIPYLIAIFAAGLPLLFLDYAVGHKFRKAPPMAYKKLMNAESLGWWQVMVTLIIGIYYASVLSWAGSYMIYSFGQQWGTDTQAFFFNSYLQNGEGLTFGFVPVLFFGLVIVWAAVMLILYGGVRRGVELANKIFMPLLVILFTILVIQAVRLPGAVDGLNAFFTPNWEAMTNYKVWLAAFGHIFFSLSVGFGIMLTYASYLKRKTNLTGSGVVVALANSSFEILAGIGVFAALGFMAFSSGAKVEDVVSGGIGLAFIAFPKIISSLGAGGDLFGFLFFGSLTVAGITSMVSILQVPIAAFQDKLGWSKNKSVTIIAGGSAVVSTLMFSTHSAITFVDIIDYFANNIGIVGGGLFSIILLSWFRRPLMKQLETHVNEFASLKLGGSWKFMLTVITPLSLLSALGLTLKSIMAEGYGDYPASTLWMIGGGTIAFFILGAILFSLVKDRHS, from the coding sequence ATGACAGATACTCGAGAGAATTGGTCGGCACGATCAGGATTTATTATTGCAGCCATTGGCTCTGCCGTTGGTTTGGGGAATATTTGGCGTTTTCCATACGTTGCCTATGAAAACGGTGGCGGGGCATTCCTGATTCCGTATCTGATTGCGATTTTTGCAGCAGGTTTACCTTTATTATTTTTAGATTATGCAGTCGGACATAAGTTCCGCAAAGCACCACCAATGGCCTACAAAAAACTCATGAATGCAGAATCTCTGGGTTGGTGGCAGGTCATGGTGACTCTGATCATCGGGATTTATTATGCCAGTGTCCTGTCTTGGGCCGGCAGCTATATGATTTATTCTTTTGGACAGCAGTGGGGCACAGATACACAAGCCTTTTTCTTCAATAGCTACCTGCAAAATGGTGAGGGCCTAACCTTCGGTTTCGTCCCTGTACTGTTCTTTGGTCTGGTGATCGTTTGGGCAGCCGTGATGCTGATTCTCTACGGTGGGGTACGCCGTGGGGTGGAACTGGCGAATAAAATCTTTATGCCTTTGCTGGTGATTTTATTCACAATCCTGGTGATTCAGGCAGTACGTTTACCGGGTGCAGTCGATGGCTTAAATGCCTTCTTTACCCCAAACTGGGAAGCCATGACCAATTATAAAGTCTGGCTGGCTGCTTTCGGTCACATCTTCTTCTCACTTTCAGTAGGTTTCGGGATTATGTTGACCTATGCCTCTTACCTGAAACGTAAAACTAACCTGACCGGTTCAGGTGTCGTGGTGGCATTGGCTAACTCGTCGTTTGAAATCCTAGCAGGTATTGGGGTTTTTGCAGCACTTGGTTTTATGGCGTTCAGTTCAGGTGCGAAGGTTGAAGATGTGGTCTCTGGTGGTATCGGTCTGGCCTTTATTGCCTTCCCGAAAATTATTTCCAGTTTAGGTGCAGGTGGTGACCTGTTCGGCTTCCTGTTCTTCGGTTCATTAACAGTGGCAGGTATTACCTCCATGGTGAGTATCCTGCAGGTGCCAATTGCGGCATTCCAGGACAAACTTGGCTGGTCGAAGAATAAGTCAGTGACCATCATTGCGGGTGGTTCAGCAGTTGTATCCACCTTGATGTTCTCAACGCATAGTGCCATTACCTTTGTCGACATCATTGACTACTTCGCTAACAACATTGGTATTGTGGGTGGTGGTCTGTTCTCGATTATTTTATTGTCCTGGTTCCGTCGTCCATTGATGAAACAGCTGGAAACACATGTGAACGAGTTTGCCAGTCTGAAACTGGGTGGCAGCTGGAAATTCATGCTGACTGTGATCACGCCCTTATCTTTATTATCGGCATTGGGTTTAACCTTAAAATCAATCATGGCAGAAGGTTATGGTGATTATCCTGCAAGTACGCTATGGATGATTGGTGGGGGCACGATTGCATTCTTTATTCTGGGTGCCATTCTGTTCAGTCTAGTTAAAGATCGTCATAGTTAG
- a CDS encoding aldehyde dehydrogenase family protein: MGSTAAQHHQDYPLYVAGQPVQTGEWLEVKHKYSQELYARVALADAETLEKAIQSATEAEAEMAALEPFQKQKILLHCVKRFNEIREELTEILIAEGGKPRKAAGAEVERLINTFQIAADAVTQMDQGRILPLAVTAAASGYQGMVKQVPIGAVSLISPFNFPLNLTAHKIAPAIAAGCPFVLKPASLTPVSALKIAEILAETDLPKNAFSVLPCPRDLADVLVTDDRFKLLSFTGSDVVGWDMKARAGRKKVTLELGGNAAVMIEPDTELSEQLIDRLIGGAYGHAGQVCISVQRILVHQDIFEELKDKLVQKLQHLKAGDPDLETTLLGPMIKEAEAKRLHRWMEDAVAQGANVLTGGEVKGAMFEPILLEKVDHQLEIYRNEVFGPVAIIEAYSDFESGIACINSSRFGLQAGIYTQNLQKMMYAWDHLHVGGVIINDIPSFRVDNMPYGGVKDSGLGREGIQSAIRDMQEERMLVIKC, translated from the coding sequence ATGGGATCGACAGCAGCACAACATCATCAAGACTATCCATTATATGTGGCAGGACAGCCGGTACAAACGGGTGAATGGCTGGAGGTCAAACATAAATATAGTCAGGAGCTTTATGCACGTGTCGCGCTGGCAGATGCTGAAACTTTAGAAAAGGCGATTCAGTCTGCGACTGAGGCAGAAGCAGAAATGGCAGCGTTGGAACCTTTCCAGAAACAAAAAATTCTGCTGCATTGTGTGAAGCGGTTTAATGAAATCCGTGAAGAACTGACTGAAATCCTGATTGCGGAAGGTGGCAAGCCACGTAAAGCAGCTGGCGCAGAAGTAGAACGTCTGATCAATACTTTCCAGATTGCGGCAGATGCGGTCACCCAAATGGATCAGGGGCGTATTTTGCCTCTGGCAGTCACCGCCGCAGCTTCCGGTTATCAGGGCATGGTGAAACAGGTACCGATTGGCGCTGTTTCCCTGATTAGTCCGTTTAACTTTCCATTAAATCTGACTGCACATAAAATTGCGCCGGCAATTGCTGCAGGTTGTCCATTCGTGTTGAAACCGGCGAGTCTGACTCCAGTTTCAGCCTTAAAAATTGCCGAGATTCTGGCAGAAACTGATTTACCGAAGAATGCTTTTTCAGTTCTGCCGTGTCCACGCGATCTTGCAGATGTACTGGTTACAGATGACCGTTTTAAATTGCTAAGCTTTACCGGTTCCGATGTCGTGGGCTGGGATATGAAAGCCCGTGCCGGCCGCAAAAAAGTTACTCTGGAACTCGGTGGCAATGCCGCAGTGATGATTGAGCCAGATACTGAACTCAGTGAACAGCTGATTGACCGTCTGATTGGTGGCGCTTATGGTCATGCAGGGCAGGTGTGTATCAGTGTGCAACGTATTCTGGTGCATCAGGATATTTTTGAAGAACTGAAAGACAAGCTGGTTCAGAAACTACAACATCTGAAAGCCGGTGATCCCGATCTGGAAACAACTTTGCTAGGGCCAATGATCAAGGAAGCTGAAGCTAAACGTTTGCATCGCTGGATGGAAGATGCCGTAGCGCAAGGTGCCAATGTACTGACTGGTGGTGAAGTGAAGGGTGCGATGTTTGAACCGATCCTGTTGGAAAAGGTAGATCATCAACTGGAAATTTATCGTAATGAAGTTTTCGGTCCGGTCGCTATTATTGAGGCTTATAGCGATTTTGAATCAGGAATTGCCTGTATTAATAGCAGTCGCTTTGGTCTGCAAGCCGGCATCTATACCCAGAATCTGCAGAAGATGATGTATGCCTGGGATCATCTGCATGTCGGCGGTGTGATTATCAATGATATTCCATCATTCCGTGTTGATAATATGCCTTATGGCGGTGTCAAGGATTCCGGTCTGGGCCGTGAAGGCATTCAGTCTGCGATTCGTGACATGCAGGAAGAACGTATGCTTGTCATCAAATGTTAA
- a CDS encoding TIGR04219 family outer membrane beta-barrel protein, producing MRTQLFTALLLGLGLSSIGHADVIGLKADASYWNFDGYSQSANASKQDLDRQGTAQLSVAFEHPAPLLPNAKIKYVNLDSNSEQSTPLNAADIELNNIDYILYYELLDTIVHADIGAGLTNLDGTVRNLNAGALTQYDLDEYSPLLYATAGVKLPFTGMSAKAEAVYSHGSDIKKTDVQAELQYDFIDNLLVDVGAKVGYRIMNIDAEQNNAPDLELEFKGPYIGLDIHF from the coding sequence ATGCGTACACAATTATTCACTGCATTATTACTAGGATTAGGGCTGAGCAGCATAGGCCATGCGGATGTGATTGGTCTTAAAGCAGATGCCAGCTACTGGAATTTTGACGGTTATAGCCAGTCTGCCAATGCCAGCAAACAGGACCTGGATCGCCAAGGCACGGCACAACTCTCTGTCGCATTTGAACATCCAGCACCACTACTGCCAAATGCCAAAATCAAATATGTGAATCTGGACAGCAATAGCGAACAAAGCACCCCGCTGAATGCTGCCGATATCGAACTTAATAATATCGACTATATTCTGTATTACGAACTGCTGGATACCATTGTGCATGCTGATATCGGTGCTGGTCTGACCAATCTGGATGGTACAGTCAGAAATCTGAATGCAGGTGCCCTGACTCAGTACGATCTAGATGAATACAGTCCATTACTCTATGCTACAGCTGGGGTAAAACTGCCATTTACTGGCATGAGTGCTAAAGCTGAAGCGGTTTACAGTCATGGTAGCGATATTAAAAAGACTGATGTTCAGGCTGAACTGCAATATGACTTTATTGATAACCTGCTGGTCGATGTAGGGGCTAAAGTCGGCTATCGCATCATGAATATTGATGCCGAACAAAATAATGCGCCAGATTTGGAACTGGAATTTAAAGGTCCTTATATCGGCTTAGATATACACTTCTAA